A stretch of DNA from Micromonospora peucetia:
ACCTAACTTGCCGGAATCGCGCCGGCCGAGGTCGGGTGGGGCGCCGGCCGAGGTCGGGTGGGGCGCCGGGCGGGCGTCGGGTGGGGCGTCAGTGCCGGGCGGAGGCGGTCGCGTCCAGACCGGCGTCGTGCCGGATCGCCTCCGGCAGGTGCTCGCGCAGCGCGCCGCCGGCGGCGCGGTCCAGGGCGGCCAGCACCTCGGCCACCACCTGACGAACTTCGGCGGGATCCGCGCCGGCCAGATCCTTGAGCTGGGCGATGAGTTCGGCCGCGTCGTCCTCGGCGGCCTCCACGCCGACCGCCTGGTCTGGTCCCGTCATGGGGCGAGCTTACGGAACAACGTGGAGCAAAAACGGATATTCGCGAAAGAGGGATCAGACCGTCTGAACGCGGACGGCACGGTGCAGTGCCGCGATCCCGCCCGACATGTTGCGCCAGGCCACCCTGCCCCAGCCCGCCGCGCCGATCCGCGCGGCCAGGGCGGGCTGGTCGGGCCAGGCCCGAATCGACTCGGCCAGGTAGACGTACGCGTCGGGGTTGCTGGAGACGGCGCGTGCCACGCTCGGCAGCGAACGCATCAGGTACGACAGGTAGGCGGTGCGGAAAACCGGGTTCACCGGCGTGCTGAACTCGCACACCACCAGCCGGCCACCCGGCCGGGTGACCCGGGCGAACTCACGCAGCGCGGCGTCGGTGTCGTTCACGTTACGCAGCGCGAACGAGATGGTCACCGCGTCGAAGCTGGCGTCGGCGAAGGGCAGCTTCAACGCGTCCCCGGCCAGCAGCGGCACCTGGGGGCGGGAGCGCTTGCCGACACGCAGCATGCCGAGGGACAGGTCCGCGCCCACCGCGTACGCGCCCGACTGCGCCAACTCCTCGGTGGAGACACCGGTGCCGGCGCCCACGTCGAGCACCCGGTCACCCGGCCGCAGGTCGAGCGCGGCCCGGGTGGCCCGCCGCCAGAACCGGTCCTGCCCGAAGGAGAGGACGGTGTTGGTCAGGTCGTAGCGGGCCGCCACGCCGTCGAACATCGCGGCGACCTCGTGCGGCTGCTTGTCCAGGTTGGCG
This window harbors:
- a CDS encoding demethylmenaquinone methyltransferase; this encodes MSRTPQGQRANLDKQPHEVAAMFDGVAARYDLTNTVLSFGQDRFWRRATRAALDLRPGDRVLDVGAGTGVSTEELAQSGAYAVGADLSLGMLRVGKRSRPQVPLLAGDALKLPFADASFDAVTISFALRNVNDTDAALREFARVTRPGGRLVVCEFSTPVNPVFRTAYLSYLMRSLPSVARAVSSNPDAYVYLAESIRAWPDQPALAARIGAAGWGRVAWRNMSGGIAALHRAVRVQTV